A portion of the Cololabis saira isolate AMF1-May2022 chromosome 17, fColSai1.1, whole genome shotgun sequence genome contains these proteins:
- the six2a gene encoding homeobox protein SIX2a gives MSMLPTFGFTQEQVACVCEVLQQGGNIERLGRFLWSLPACEHLHKNESVLKAKAVVAFHRGNFRELYKILESHQFSLHNHPKLQQLWLKAHYIEAEKLRGRPLGAVGKYRVRRKFPLPRSIWDGEETSYCFKEKSRSVLREWYTHNPYPSPREKRELAEATGLTTTQVSNWFKNRRQRDRAAEAKERENNENSNSNSHNPLTSSMNGNKSLLGSSDDEKTPSGTPDHHTSQSPALLLGPSSGLPGLHGLAPPPGPSAVPVPGGAEPHHHHTLHHDSILNPMSSNLVDLGS, from the exons ATGTCAATGCTTCCGACGTTTGGTTTTACGCAAGAACAAGTGGCGTGTGTGTGCGAGGTCCTCCAGCAAGGGGGGAACATCGAGCGGCTGGGGCGCTTCCTCTGGTCGCTGCCGGCGTGCGAACACCTCCACAAAAACGAGAGCGTGCTCAAGGCGAAAGCCGTGGTCGCCTTCCACCGGGGGAACTTCCGAGAGCTGTACAAGATCCTGGAGAGCCACCAGTTCTCGCTGCACAACCACCCgaagctgcagcagctgtggcTCAAGGCGCACTACATCGAGGCGGAGAAGCTGCGCGGCCGGCCGCTCGGAGCCGTGGGGAAGTACCGGGTCCGGAGGAAGTTCCCCCTGCCCCGCTCCATCTGGGACGGAGAGGAGACCAGCTACTGCTTCAAGGAGAAGAGCCGGAGCGTGCTGCGGGAGTGGTACACCCACAACCCCTACCCGTCCCCGCGGGAGAAGAGAGAGCTGGCCGAGGCCACGGGACTCACGACCACACAGGTCAGCAACTGGTTCAAAAACCGACGGCAGCGAGACCGAGCAGCTGAAGCCAAAGAAAG AGAAAACAACGAGAACTCCAACAGCAATAGTCACAACCCACTGACTTCTTCCATGAATGGAAATAAATCTCTATTGGGGAGCTCGGACGACGAAAAGACGCCCTCGGGGACTCCGGATCATCACACGTCCCAGAGCCCGGCTCTGCTGCTCGGCCCGAGCAGCGGTTTACCGGGGCTGCACGGCCTGGCGCCCCCGCCGGGCCCCAGCGCCGTCCCGGTGCCCGGCGGCGCGGAGCCGCACCACCACCACACGCTGCACCACGACTCCATACTGAACCCTATGTCTTCGAATCTAGTGGACCTTGGctcttaa